A portion of the uncultured Draconibacterium sp. genome contains these proteins:
- a CDS encoding molybdopterin-dependent oxidoreductase — protein sequence MKTRRDFIKISTAGAGAAALSFKAFGSKGFGLFESKTEGPVSDEDLTPYPTYCEVCFWKCAAWAYVDKSGTIRKVVGNKNDPHCNGRLCPRGTGGVGMVYDEDRLKTPLIRDTRKDGTQYFREATWDEALNKVADKMKEVKEKYGPESFGLFNHGTPGGHFHHLLRAYGSESNAEPAFANCRGPRSSAYFSTFGAYVGSPECTDIRDTKCLVLIGSHLGENMHNSQVQEMSDAIDNGATIITVDPRFSTAAAHSNHWLPIKPATDIALLMAWIHVLIYEGLYDKDYVEQYTFGLDYLKDHVKDMTPEWAYGITTIEPEEIRRTARAMAGAAPSVIIHPGRHVVWYGDDTQRGRAMAILTALLGAWGKRGGLYFPESVSVPAYPHPHFPEPEWTWKDWNEDRFPLATMGITTEALRASIPRYNYKHQLKAWLVAGTNLPLSMPDKPLFKEAADSVEFIAVMDTMPMDITGYADVVFPEATYLERYDVIRSAANREPNIALRMPAIEPKYDSKPGWWIAKQIGERLGLHDYFNYDDYSEVIDWQLKQLGTSLEEMKKIGVKKYPRKSGPLYLGDGEDFEFNTTTGKIELYSVDFADHGFDAIPKYTKHPEPPQNFYRLIYGRAPMHTFSRTSNNPNLSDLMSENSVWVNPKVADLWGLKNGQEVWLKNQDDAITSFPVKVRITERIRWDSVYMVHGFGHSNKKLSRAFGRGASDTEMITNVVVDPVMGGTGMRGNFITFLTEDPAGERKEVKA from the coding sequence ATGAAGACAAGACGGGATTTTATCAAAATTTCAACTGCCGGTGCCGGAGCTGCAGCGTTAAGCTTTAAGGCATTTGGTTCGAAAGGTTTTGGCCTTTTTGAATCAAAAACAGAAGGACCGGTAAGTGATGAGGATCTTACTCCGTATCCAACTTATTGCGAAGTATGTTTTTGGAAATGTGCTGCGTGGGCTTATGTCGACAAAAGCGGAACTATACGAAAAGTTGTTGGTAACAAGAACGACCCGCACTGCAACGGCCGGTTGTGCCCAAGGGGTACCGGTGGTGTTGGTATGGTTTACGACGAAGACCGCTTAAAAACACCATTAATAAGAGATACGCGCAAGGATGGTACTCAGTATTTTCGTGAAGCAACCTGGGATGAGGCACTGAACAAAGTTGCCGATAAAATGAAGGAAGTGAAAGAGAAGTACGGTCCTGAATCTTTCGGATTGTTCAATCACGGAACTCCCGGAGGTCATTTTCACCACTTGTTGCGGGCTTATGGTTCGGAGAGTAATGCCGAGCCGGCATTTGCTAACTGTCGTGGACCACGTTCGTCGGCTTATTTTTCAACTTTTGGAGCTTATGTAGGTTCTCCGGAATGTACCGATATCAGAGATACAAAATGTTTGGTACTTATTGGTTCGCATCTGGGCGAGAATATGCACAACTCGCAGGTACAGGAAATGTCGGATGCCATTGATAACGGCGCAACCATTATTACTGTTGATCCGCGTTTTTCAACTGCAGCGGCGCACTCCAATCATTGGCTACCCATTAAACCGGCAACCGATATTGCTTTGTTAATGGCATGGATTCACGTGTTGATTTACGAAGGTTTATATGATAAAGATTACGTTGAGCAATACACATTTGGCCTTGATTATTTAAAAGACCATGTTAAAGATATGACTCCGGAGTGGGCGTATGGTATCACTACTATTGAGCCGGAAGAAATTAGAAGAACTGCCCGTGCCATGGCCGGTGCTGCTCCTTCTGTTATTATTCATCCGGGACGACACGTGGTTTGGTACGGAGATGATACACAACGCGGACGTGCGATGGCAATTCTAACTGCATTGTTAGGGGCGTGGGGAAAACGCGGAGGATTGTATTTCCCTGAGAGTGTGTCGGTTCCTGCTTATCCACATCCACATTTTCCTGAGCCGGAATGGACATGGAAAGACTGGAACGAAGATCGGTTTCCGCTGGCAACAATGGGAATTACAACTGAGGCACTAAGAGCGTCAATTCCAAGATACAACTATAAACACCAACTAAAAGCATGGTTGGTGGCCGGAACAAACCTGCCGCTTTCGATGCCGGATAAACCGCTGTTTAAAGAAGCTGCCGATTCGGTTGAGTTTATAGCCGTTATGGATACTATGCCAATGGATATTACGGGTTATGCCGATGTGGTTTTCCCGGAAGCAACTTATCTGGAGCGTTACGATGTAATTCGATCAGCAGCCAACCGCGAGCCAAACATTGCCTTGCGTATGCCGGCTATCGAACCAAAATACGATTCGAAACCGGGTTGGTGGATTGCCAAACAAATTGGTGAAAGACTTGGATTGCACGATTACTTTAACTACGATGATTATTCGGAAGTGATTGACTGGCAGTTGAAGCAATTAGGCACCTCGCTGGAAGAAATGAAGAAAATTGGCGTTAAAAAATATCCGCGTAAAAGTGGACCGCTTTATTTGGGAGATGGCGAAGATTTTGAATTCAACACCACAACCGGAAAAATTGAACTGTATTCGGTTGATTTCGCCGACCACGGTTTTGATGCCATTCCAAAATATACCAAACATCCTGAGCCACCGCAAAATTTCTACCGCCTTATATACGGCCGTGCACCAATGCACACGTTCAGTCGTACATCAAACAACCCGAACTTATCAGATTTGATGAGCGAAAACAGTGTGTGGGTAAATCCAAAAGTTGCCGATTTATGGGGACTTAAAAACGGACAGGAAGTGTGGCTTAAAAACCAGGACGATGCAATTACATCGTTCCCTGTAAAAGTTCGGATAACCGAGCGTATTCGATGGGATTCGGTTTACATGGTTCACGGATTTGGACATAGTAACAAAAAACTCTCGAGGGCATTCGGAAGAGGTGCCAGCGATACCGAAATGATTACCAATGTTGTGGTTGACCCTGTTATGGGCGGTACCGGAATGAGAGGAAACTTTATAACATTTTTAACAGAAGATCCTGCAGGGGAGAGAAAGGAGGTTAAAGCATGA